One region of Deinococcus peraridilitoris DSM 19664 genomic DNA includes:
- a CDS encoding transposase yields MTVSWVWLYRNAVPEQRFVMTNRVLGGVHLARIGKRRWKIEAFFKTIKGRFGLERFAQSRKQGAFCFWCLSTLAFLLCHLADLDLPSNVPGAWPDWGERALGVRLTLLADVRRAALLLELARLDAVQNALLAASP; encoded by the coding sequence ATGACCGTCTCGTGGGTGTGGCTGTACCGCAATGCCGTGCCGGAGCAGCGGTTCGTGATGACCAACCGCGTGCTGGGTGGCGTTCACCTGGCGCGAATTGGGAAGCGCAGGTGGAAGATCGAAGCGTTCTTCAAGACGATCAAGGGCCGCTTCGGGCTGGAGCGCTTCGCGCAGTCGCGCAAACAGGGCGCGTTCTGCTTCTGGTGCCTTTCAACGCTCGCGTTCTTGCTGTGCCATCTTGCCGATCTCGATCTGCCGTCGAACGTGCCGGGCGCATGGCCGGACTGGGGTGAACGGGCGTTGGGCGTGCGTCTCACGCTGCTGGCTGACGTGCGGCGTGCTGCACTGCTGCTTGAACTCGCGCGGCTCGATGCTGTGCAAAACGCTCTTCTTGCCGCTTCACCCTGA
- a CDS encoding IS110 family transposase: MFVLGIDVGKSDLYARLLRVPVDGSFVPVDRVRIFPNTLLGHQQLFRWLQRQSLHSSDTTVVMEATGVYWERIATHLHTAGFTVCVVNAAQIKFFAKSTLRRGKTDKMDAELIARYGATMKPAPWSPPTEETETLRDLLHERDAVVELITLEKGRHHALDHRRQADQLVVALCEARLALLEEQLSQVNQAIKGTLAVQDEFHTQVELLCTVPGIGPLTAAIMLSETKHLSTMDSSQQWAAYAGLSPVPRQSGAMVGKCRISKIGNSRLRRAMYLSAVTTSRLQNPLGDFYRRLVAAGKPKKVALIALARKLLRVSFAVLKTGRHFLQGEGRQGEAAVVTAASP; this comes from the coding sequence ATGTTTGTCCTCGGTATCGACGTTGGCAAAAGCGACCTGTACGCTCGCCTGCTCCGTGTCCCAGTCGACGGGTCCTTCGTCCCTGTAGACCGGGTTCGTATCTTCCCAAACACCCTCCTCGGCCATCAGCAACTGTTCCGGTGGCTGCAACGCCAGTCACTCCACAGCAGTGACACCACCGTGGTGATGGAAGCCACAGGAGTGTACTGGGAGCGCATCGCCACGCACCTCCACACTGCTGGCTTCACCGTATGCGTCGTGAACGCCGCTCAGATCAAGTTCTTCGCCAAAAGCACCCTCAGGCGCGGCAAGACCGACAAGATGGACGCCGAACTCATCGCCCGGTACGGCGCCACCATGAAACCCGCTCCCTGGAGCCCCCCGACTGAGGAAACAGAAACGCTGCGGGACTTGCTGCACGAACGGGATGCGGTTGTCGAGCTGATCACTCTTGAAAAAGGCCGGCATCACGCGCTCGACCATCGGCGTCAAGCCGACCAACTGGTCGTCGCCCTATGCGAAGCGCGCCTGGCGCTGCTCGAAGAGCAGTTGAGCCAAGTGAATCAGGCCATCAAGGGCACCCTTGCCGTCCAGGACGAGTTTCACACGCAGGTGGAGTTGCTGTGCACCGTGCCTGGTATTGGACCGTTGACTGCCGCGATCATGCTGAGCGAAACCAAACACCTCAGCACCATGGATTCCTCGCAGCAATGGGCTGCGTATGCCGGTCTTTCCCCCGTGCCTCGTCAGTCCGGCGCGATGGTCGGGAAGTGCCGCATCTCGAAAATTGGGAACTCCAGGTTGCGACGGGCAATGTACTTGTCCGCTGTGACTACCTCACGCTTGCAGAATCCGTTGGGGGACTTCTATCGAAGGCTGGTCGCCGCCGGGAAGCCGAAGAAGGTCGCGTTGATCGCGCTCGCTCGCAAGTTGCTCCGCGTCTCCTTTGCCGTACTGAAGACTGGCCGTCATTTTCTTCAGGGCGAGGGTCGTCAAGGTGAAGCAGCGGTTGTAACCGCTGCTTCACCTTGA